From Chloracidobacterium sp. N, the proteins below share one genomic window:
- a CDS encoding serine hydrolase, producing the protein MPLPVPTDLPPSVFPEVLPPHAGAWLCVVDVEGMVRQWSVGGVDGWRDRFALGSVAKLVVALVVQSLEEHELVRLDEPLLPGCPVTLRCLLRHTAGLPDVLPSSSLDLAQALSSRLLPPETAFSYSNLGFAVIGAWLVSRTGQPVSALAARHVFAPHAMDRASLRDDVLGAAGGLTATGEDVARLLKGLLCAPSLLKSLVTATVNVPGQPGLSAGLGCFRRVCGDTWLVEHEGFTGDAACVVCLAPEAGWGYAMLTKGWPYRLRRTRNQLESAWFGLLPAAEMPLRRLPAAAAARYVGDYVNGPRHVRIVSRENGLHLERAGQRFPLVQAGEEHLAVAVPLRDRPPTIAVVTGADGCAVALYPFGSLRALCRSFG; encoded by the coding sequence ATGCCCTTGCCAGTCCCGACCGACCTTCCGCCCTCTGTGTTTCCAGAGGTGCTGCCACCACATGCCGGCGCCTGGCTGTGCGTGGTGGATGTGGAAGGGATGGTGCGGCAGTGGTCGGTCGGGGGTGTGGACGGCTGGCGTGACCGGTTTGCACTCGGCTCCGTCGCCAAGCTCGTCGTGGCGCTGGTTGTACAGTCCCTTGAGGAACATGAGCTGGTGCGGCTTGACGAGCCACTGCTGCCTGGTTGCCCGGTCACACTGCGGTGTCTGTTGCGCCACACGGCCGGGCTGCCGGATGTACTGCCTTCGTCTTCACTTGACCTGGCACAGGCACTGTCCAGCCGTCTGTTGCCGCCGGAGACTGCCTTTTCCTACAGCAACCTGGGCTTCGCCGTCATTGGCGCCTGGCTGGTGTCGCGCACGGGACAGCCAGTATCAGCACTGGCGGCACGCCACGTCTTTGCGCCCCACGCCATGGATCGGGCCAGCCTGCGCGATGATGTGTTGGGGGCAGCGGGTGGGCTGACGGCGACCGGCGAGGATGTCGCCCGGCTGCTGAAGGGGCTGCTGTGTGCGCCGTCGCTGCTCAAATCGCTGGTGACGGCAACGGTCAATGTGCCGGGGCAGCCCGGTCTGTCGGCCGGGCTGGGCTGTTTTCGGCGCGTTTGTGGAGATACCTGGCTGGTGGAACACGAGGGGTTCACCGGCGATGCCGCCTGCGTGGTGTGTCTGGCACCGGAAGCCGGCTGGGGCTATGCCATGTTGACCAAAGGCTGGCCGTACCGCCTCCGCCGGACACGCAACCAACTTGAAAGCGCTTGGTTCGGGCTGCTGCCGGCAGCCGAAATGCCACTGCGGCGGCTGCCAGCCGCAGCGGCGGCGCGGTATGTCGGCGACTATGTGAACGGCCCCCGGCACGTGCGTATCGTCAGCCGGGAGAACGGACTCCACCTTGAGCGCGCAGGGCAGCGTTTCCCGCTCGTGCAGGCAGGTGAAGAGCACCTTGCCGTGGCCGTGCCGCTCCGGGACAGGCCCCCGACGATTGCCGTCGTCACCGGGGCCGATGGCTGCGCCGTCGCCCTGTATCCGTTCGGCTCGCTGCGCGCCCTGTGCCGCTCATTCGGTTGA
- a CDS encoding lytic transglycosylase domain-containing protein produces the protein MKFRSFGITWWLGVALFTGLAAAQETALPAAPPRDLVFPGMNLPGDEPPPEWVRTLTERAENYFVLGARAFDANRSESAREYFNLAVDVLLESPAGARAHPALNAYYRQLIERIRYYDLQMQQTEVGWGEQRFTPSPLDLLRDVVVSDADLAEVEVRGELDFTAVAATPEVRRFLAYFTRGAGRATIINGLRRSGRYLDLARRIFAEEGVPQDLVWLAQAESGWSPGALSPAAAYGIWQFIPSTGARFGLVQNAWIDERGGIEQPTRAAARYLKWLNRRFNGDWLLAMAAYNCGEGNVERALARSRYQDFWSLQRQGLLPRETQNYVPIILSMILIAKHPELYGFHNVPREAPLRYDVLPVTSTVDLRTVATQAGLAPEVIRSYNPELLTYTVPANYRLRVPPGARSGVQTALLALQATPQRPDGTVRTRLARRKRP, from the coding sequence ATGAAGTTCCGGTCGTTCGGGATAACCTGGTGGTTGGGAGTGGCCTTGTTCACCGGACTGGCCGCCGCCCAGGAAACGGCGCTGCCAGCCGCGCCACCCCGCGACCTCGTCTTTCCCGGAATGAACCTTCCCGGCGATGAGCCGCCGCCGGAATGGGTACGAACCTTGACCGAACGGGCGGAGAACTACTTTGTCTTGGGCGCGCGGGCGTTTGACGCCAACCGTTCGGAGTCGGCGCGCGAATACTTCAACCTGGCGGTGGATGTGCTGCTGGAATCTCCGGCGGGCGCGCGGGCGCATCCGGCGCTCAACGCCTACTATCGCCAGTTGATTGAGCGCATCCGCTACTACGATCTCCAGATGCAGCAGACCGAAGTGGGTTGGGGCGAGCAACGCTTTACGCCTTCGCCGCTCGATCTGCTGCGGGATGTCGTGGTTTCCGACGCCGATCTGGCCGAAGTGGAAGTGCGTGGCGAACTGGATTTCACGGCCGTGGCGGCAACGCCTGAAGTGCGGCGGTTTCTGGCCTACTTCACCCGTGGCGCCGGACGGGCCACGATTATCAATGGTTTGCGCCGGAGCGGTCGCTACCTCGATCTGGCCCGCCGCATCTTTGCCGAGGAAGGCGTGCCGCAGGATTTGGTGTGGCTGGCTCAGGCCGAGTCCGGGTGGAGTCCGGGCGCGCTGTCACCGGCTGCCGCCTACGGCATCTGGCAGTTCATTCCTTCCACCGGGGCGCGTTTCGGACTGGTGCAGAATGCCTGGATTGACGAGCGGGGCGGCATTGAGCAGCCCACCCGCGCCGCTGCCCGCTATCTGAAATGGCTCAACCGGCGCTTCAATGGCGACTGGCTGCTGGCCATGGCCGCCTACAACTGTGGCGAGGGCAATGTCGAGCGGGCGCTGGCGCGCAGCCGTTACCAGGATTTCTGGTCGCTGCAACGGCAGGGACTGCTCCCCCGTGAGACGCAAAACTACGTGCCGATCATCCTCTCGATGATTCTCATCGCCAAGCACCCGGAACTCTACGGCTTTCATAATGTGCCGCGTGAAGCGCCACTCCGCTACGATGTGTTGCCCGTCACCTCCACGGTGGACCTGCGAACCGTTGCCACCCAGGCCGGTCTCGCGCCGGAAGTCATCCGCAGTTACAACCCGGAACTGCTGACCTACACCGTCCCGGCCAACTATCGCCTGCGGGTTCCGCCCGGCGCGCGGTCCGGGGTGCAGACGGCACTTCTGGCCCTCCAGGCGACGCCACAGCGCCCGGACGGGACGGTTCGGACGCGCCTGGCGCGCCGGAAACGTCCGTAG
- a CDS encoding methyltransferase domain-containing protein yields the protein MNAARGECRRLDVGCGRRKLPGAIGLDQVALPGVDVVHDLNVIPYPFPDGAFDEIHARHVIEHVASVPAFLAELHRIAAPGARLYIETPHYSSLGSWNDPTHRWHLSAYSFDYFAVGHPAAHYVGGGFRLLRIEITFLRLWRWLGVAWLVNAVNRHPRWRIFRKTWEEYLSFIIRARDIHATLEVVKPEAETASGLQSARQNV from the coding sequence ATGAACGCTGCGCGGGGGGAATGCCGCCGGCTCGATGTGGGTTGCGGACGACGGAAGCTGCCGGGGGCAATTGGATTAGACCAGGTGGCTTTGCCCGGCGTGGATGTCGTCCACGATTTGAACGTCATTCCCTATCCGTTTCCTGACGGGGCGTTTGATGAAATCCACGCCCGGCACGTCATCGAGCACGTGGCCTCGGTTCCGGCCTTTCTGGCTGAACTGCACCGCATTGCGGCACCCGGAGCGCGGCTCTACATCGAGACGCCGCATTACTCGTCGCTCGGTTCGTGGAATGACCCGACGCACCGCTGGCACCTGAGCGCCTACAGCTTTGACTATTTCGCCGTCGGGCATCCGGCGGCGCACTACGTTGGCGGCGGCTTTCGCCTGCTCCGCATCGAGATTACCTTCCTGCGCCTGTGGCGCTGGCTGGGCGTGGCCTGGCTTGTCAATGCCGTCAACCGGCATCCGCGCTGGCGAATCTTTCGCAAAACCTGGGAAGAATACCTCAGTTTCATCATTCGGGCGCGCGACATCCACGCCACGCTCGAAGTCGTCAAGCCGGAGGCGGAGACAGCGTCCGGCTTGCAGTCCGCACGGCAAAACGTATAG
- a CDS encoding DUF2283 domain-containing protein has translation MKLKIDEQADALYLTLGEAPASRTEEASPGIIVDYDDQDRVVGIEMLYLSKRAPETDLRRLLFESVPEVA, from the coding sequence ATGAAACTGAAGATTGATGAGCAAGCTGACGCTCTGTACCTGACCTTGGGTGAGGCGCCGGCAAGTCGTACGGAGGAGGCCTCGCCCGGCATCATCGTGGACTATGACGATCAGGACCGTGTCGTGGGAATCGAGATGCTGTACCTGTCGAAGCGGGCGCCGGAAACCGATCTCCGGCGGTTGTTGTTCG